From the genome of Amycolatopsis granulosa:
AGTGCCAGCTCGTTCAGCTCGTCCAGCGGCATCGCCCGCGGCGAGCTGTTCTTGGTGACCACGACGTCGGAGACCACCGGCTCGAGCGCCTCCAGGACACCACGCACGTCCTTGTCCGCCAGCACGCCGATCACCGCGGTGAGCTTGCGGAACGCGAACTCCTCCTCGATCGCGGCGGCCAGCGCCCGCGCGCCGTGCGGGTTGTGCGCCGCGTCGAGCAGCACCGTCGGCGCGGCACGCACGCGCTCCAGACGGCCCGGGAGCTCCACCGCGGCGAACGCCTCACGCACCGCGTCGATGTCGAGCCGGCGGTCCTTGCCCGCGCCGAAGAACGCCTCGACCGCGGCCAGCGCCAGCAGTGCGTTGTTCGCCTGGTGCGCGCCGTGCAGGGGCAGGAAGATCTCGTCGTAGACCCCGCCGAGGCCCTGCAGGGTCAGCATCTGCCCGCCGACCGCGATCTCCCGCCGCAGCACGCCGAACTCGCTGCCCGCGCGGGCGACGGTGGCGTCCACCTCGACCGCCCGCTCCAGCAGCACGCGCTGCGCCTCGGGCTCCTGCTCCGCCAGGATCGCGACGCTGCCCGGCTTGATGATCCCGGCCTTCTCCCCCGCGATCTGGCCGAGCTCGCTGCCCAGGTACTCGGTGTGGTCGAGGCCGACCGGGGTGACGACGGCGACCTGCCCGTCGGCGACGTTCGTGGCGTCCCAGGTGCCGCCCATGCCCGTCTCGATCACCGCCGCGTCGACCGGGGCGTCCGCGAACGCGGCGAAGGCCATGCCGGTGAGCACCTCGAACTTGCTCATCCTCGGGCCACCGGCGGTGTCCACCATGCCGATGTAGGGCTCGATGTCGCGGTAGATGTCGACGTACTTCGACGCGGGAATCGGGGCACCGTCCACGGCGATGCGCTCGGTGACCAGT
Proteins encoded in this window:
- the folC gene encoding bifunctional tetrahydrofolate synthase/dihydrofolate synthase, translating into MTSGEDEEYPAELSSGGNFVAGPLPDDPAEADPVDLEEIERQARRELMRVEAELNQRWPETKIEPSLDRIAALMTVLGDPQKTYPVLHVAGTNGKGSVTRMIDALLSRLGLRVGRYTSPHLQLVTERIAVDGAPIPASKYVDIYRDIEPYIGMVDTAGGPRMSKFEVLTGMAFAAFADAPVDAAVIETGMGGTWDATNVADGQVAVVTPVGLDHTEYLGSELGQIAGEKAGIIKPGSVAILAEQEPEAQRVLLERAVEVDATVARAGSEFGVLRREIAVGGQMLTLQGLGGVYDEIFLPLHGAHQANNALLALAAVEAFFGAGKDRRLDIDAVREAFAAVELPGRLERVRAAPTVLLDAAHNPHGARALAAAIEEEFAFRKLTAVIGVLADKDVRGVLEALEPVVSDVVVTKNSSPRAMPLDELNELALAVFGEDRVVAESSLDAAVETAVTLVEESDDPDEPLAGGGVLITGSVVTVGDARTLFGREPA